The genomic segment CAAGGTAATGATGACAGGCAGCCAATCACTGATAAAGTTGTCGCTTAAAGGCATAGAGGTTCCCTTGCTGTTTGCTCATTGGAAAGAGGCATAAATTCTCACATATCTTATTGTTATATTTTGATATTACACCTCATTACCAGTGTTATACAGGCCATGTACACTTATTGTAACGACAGAACCCATTCAAACCTGTAGGCGAAAGAAATTCTTTTCTCGATTGGTTGACATGCGCTCAAACATATATATGATATTTCATATATTAAAGAGTGGAGTGTTTTTATGTCTACCCCTATTTTGTCACCTCTTTCGTTTTACAAATGCTTGTCTGACGACACGCGGCTGAAGGCGTTAATGCTGATTTACCTTGAAAAAGAATTGTGTGTATGTGACCTGATAACCGCACTTGAGCTGAGCCAACCTAAGGTATCAAGGCATCTGGCTGATTTACGCAAGTGCCATATCTTGCTTGATGAGCGTAGAGGAAAATGGGTGTATTACTCGGTTAACCCTAAATTGCCAGAATGGGCGATGAAAGTACTTG from the Paraglaciecola mesophila genome contains:
- a CDS encoding metalloregulator ArsR/SmtB family transcription factor; translation: MSTPILSPLSFYKCLSDDTRLKALMLIYLEKELCVCDLITALELSQPKVSRHLADLRKCHILLDERRGKWVYYSVNPKLPEWAMKVLELTAHNTEAYLNDSITNLNMAKQSECCS